In one Pseudarthrobacter oxydans genomic region, the following are encoded:
- a CDS encoding DegV family protein → MPDRDTAAWPWLRARLAAMRARQEAGRRDDSGTRPGAVVRTAVVTDSAAALPPEWVSALTGDGVLTVIPMPVMVGSEIYGEGEDDISETIALALAAGTSVKTSRPSPGQFEQAYRAARQKGFEAVVSIHISGDLSGTADAARLAAARVDIPVEVVDSRTVGMALGMAVQAAVGAAADGGGAAAVAAAAAGQAGRTKVYFYVPSLEQLRRGGRIGAAASLLGTMLAIKPILAVEGGRIVLLEKVRSAARAVARLEEIVAADAAGRPASAVHLAIHHFGNPDEAKNLAARLALALPGRPPAQTSPLPAVLAAHAGLGVLAVIVGEELTETGSRSAGLST, encoded by the coding sequence TTGCCCGACCGCGACACCGCCGCCTGGCCCTGGCTCCGCGCACGCCTGGCGGCCATGCGCGCCAGGCAGGAAGCTGGCAGGCGGGATGATTCCGGAACACGGCCGGGCGCCGTCGTGCGTACTGCCGTGGTCACTGATTCCGCAGCTGCCTTGCCGCCGGAGTGGGTGTCGGCGCTCACGGGCGACGGCGTCCTGACGGTCATTCCGATGCCTGTGATGGTTGGGTCGGAGATCTATGGCGAGGGCGAAGACGACATCTCCGAAACCATCGCCCTGGCGTTGGCCGCCGGGACCTCCGTTAAGACCTCCCGGCCCTCGCCCGGCCAATTCGAGCAGGCCTACCGCGCCGCCCGGCAGAAGGGCTTCGAGGCGGTAGTCTCCATCCATATTTCCGGGGACCTGTCCGGGACGGCGGACGCGGCCCGGCTGGCTGCGGCGAGGGTGGACATCCCGGTGGAGGTCGTGGACTCCCGCACCGTTGGCATGGCTTTGGGCATGGCCGTCCAGGCGGCAGTGGGGGCAGCGGCCGACGGCGGTGGCGCTGCGGCCGTTGCCGCTGCCGCGGCTGGACAGGCAGGACGGACCAAGGTGTATTTCTACGTTCCGAGCCTGGAGCAGCTGCGCCGCGGGGGCCGGATCGGTGCAGCCGCCTCGCTGCTGGGGACGATGCTGGCCATCAAGCCGATCCTGGCGGTGGAGGGCGGCAGGATTGTCCTGCTTGAGAAGGTGCGGTCTGCTGCAAGGGCTGTTGCGCGCCTGGAAGAGATCGTCGCCGCCGATGCTGCCGGCCGGCCGGCATCGGCCGTCCACCTTGCCATCCACCATTTCGGCAATCCCGACGAAGCGAAAAACCTGGCTGCACGCCTGGCCTTGGCCTTGCCGGGGCGCCCGCCGGCCCAGACCAGCCCGCTTCCCGCTGTCCTCGCGGCCCATGCCGGCCTGGGGGTCCTGGCCGTGATCGTGGGGGAAGAGCTGACGGAAACGGGCAGCCGTTCGGCAGGCCTTTCCACATAA